A region of Flavobacterium album DNA encodes the following proteins:
- a CDS encoding fibronectin type III domain-containing protein codes for MKKIYLLLMVLCGIGAEAQTLFPYLQAPSPTSIYVNWKTSANPESIVEYGTTPTALTNTVTGTNQVMSDTGYPANYFYHTVHVTGLTANTKYYYRIKTGSEVSAVYNFKTLPLPGQAATADGHLRFLIMGDNQMRNEPRFDSLVASAKRKIAEKWGIENDPADNIALTVMVGDQVDVGTLDHYENVHFRKNKGLSGYLPIQTLVGNHETYGTLAMQAYYDHYILDGMSYQGISSGTENYYANQVGNTLFIAMDTEHTSAQQLAWVAQVVEAADNDNTVDWIISLGHRPYQAEQYVGDISPWVRNNAMPLLTASSKHILHIGAHHHLYHRGQLKNTPTYQIISGGVAWDQYWGMAVEQNFEDVQKTISNWLYQIIDIDVNNGTFDVDAYSIGSVYQWKNNQLMDEFHRYLGLDVPAQPTITNELTGNDVELPLTLETSAYSTTTNQELNSTQFMIGKTQDFSIVEKDVYRDFEDLFGPVGTQVDSTANVNLNVDITKLTLAPGDLPNGQYFVKARHRDRNLNWSQWSEVKSFNIINSTFADTQIQLDTLAYLPNTPIIVSFADTPGNSTDWFGLYKDGQTPGSSTPSIQWAYTGGQVSGTHTFTSGLSQTGWYYIALFENDGYTEIADRVYFYVGPNVILTTSQPAYQSGEAVTVNFTDAPNLALDWIGVYKVGQVPGQVNSTAWSYVTAPGGSFTFNGLADGYYYAQYMLQDGYNKVGEKVFFQIGSMITQLAINKTVYNLNENIIATWTDAPGIIKDWIGIYHGGDEPNVDPLVSYTYFDGQPEGTMSLPDDKLPTEPGDYFIVIFTDDSYNEVSNRINFEVLGDTNGTEEWQGQQSLMVYPNPAKAGERTFIKSKYRVDQIDMFDMTGNLFYTSKNVEDYNFSLINQSLPTGTYILKIHSNKVYTVKLIVN; via the coding sequence ATGAAAAAGATCTACTTACTTCTCATGGTGCTTTGTGGTATAGGGGCAGAGGCACAAACCTTATTCCCATACCTTCAGGCGCCGTCACCGACATCAATTTACGTGAATTGGAAAACGTCGGCCAACCCCGAATCCATTGTAGAATACGGAACTACGCCAACCGCGCTTACCAACACAGTTACCGGTACCAACCAGGTAATGTCTGACACAGGCTACCCCGCCAACTATTTTTACCACACCGTACATGTAACCGGTCTTACGGCCAATACTAAGTACTACTATCGTATTAAGACCGGTTCTGAGGTTTCTGCCGTTTACAACTTTAAGACCCTTCCACTGCCGGGGCAGGCCGCTACTGCCGACGGACACCTTCGTTTCCTTATAATGGGGGATAACCAGATGAGGAACGAGCCAAGGTTTGACTCACTGGTTGCTTCTGCAAAAAGGAAGATCGCCGAAAAATGGGGCATTGAGAACGATCCTGCGGATAACATTGCACTTACCGTAATGGTGGGTGACCAGGTAGACGTTGGTACGCTCGACCACTACGAGAACGTACACTTCAGGAAAAACAAAGGCCTTTCGGGCTACCTCCCTATTCAGACCCTTGTAGGTAACCACGAGACCTACGGAACGCTTGCCATGCAGGCGTACTACGATCATTATATCCTTGACGGCATGAGTTATCAGGGAATATCATCAGGTACCGAAAATTACTATGCTAACCAGGTTGGGAACACGCTGTTCATAGCTATGGATACCGAGCATACCAGCGCACAGCAGCTTGCATGGGTAGCGCAGGTGGTAGAGGCGGCCGATAATGACAACACAGTTGACTGGATCATATCTCTCGGGCACAGGCCCTACCAGGCAGAACAATATGTAGGGGATATTTCGCCGTGGGTACGCAACAATGCCATGCCGCTGCTTACAGCTTCATCAAAGCACATTCTGCACATTGGCGCGCACCACCACCTGTACCACAGGGGGCAGCTTAAGAACACGCCAACCTACCAGATCATCTCAGGTGGTGTGGCATGGGACCAGTACTGGGGAATGGCTGTAGAGCAAAACTTTGAAGATGTTCAGAAAACCATCTCCAACTGGCTGTACCAGATTATTGATATCGACGTGAACAATGGTACTTTCGATGTTGACGCGTATTCAATAGGCAGCGTTTACCAATGGAAGAATAACCAGCTGATGGACGAGTTCCACCGCTATTTGGGGCTGGATGTACCGGCACAGCCAACAATTACCAACGAGCTTACAGGTAATGATGTCGAGCTTCCGCTAACGCTTGAAACATCTGCCTACAGCACTACAACCAACCAGGAATTGAACTCTACACAATTCATGATCGGCAAGACGCAGGATTTCAGCATCGTCGAAAAAGATGTATACAGGGACTTTGAAGATCTTTTCGGGCCTGTAGGTACGCAGGTGGACAGCACCGCTAACGTAAACCTGAATGTGGACATTACCAAACTGACACTTGCCCCGGGCGACCTGCCCAATGGCCAGTACTTTGTAAAGGCACGCCACCGCGACCGCAACCTGAACTGGAGCCAGTGGAGCGAAGTAAAGTCGTTCAACATTATCAACAGTACATTTGCCGATACGCAGATACAGCTCGACACACTTGCATACCTTCCGAATACGCCAATAATCGTTTCGTTTGCCGATACACCGGGCAACAGCACCGATTGGTTCGGGCTCTATAAAGACGGCCAGACACCGGGCAGTTCCACGCCATCTATACAATGGGCCTATACAGGAGGCCAGGTAAGCGGTACGCACACGTTCACATCAGGACTTTCCCAAACGGGTTGGTACTATATAGCATTGTTTGAAAATGATGGCTACACCGAAATTGCCGACAGGGTATATTTTTATGTGGGGCCAAATGTTATCCTTACTACCAGCCAGCCGGCCTACCAGTCGGGCGAGGCCGTTACCGTAAATTTTACAGATGCGCCGAATCTCGCGCTCGACTGGATTGGCGTCTACAAGGTAGGGCAGGTGCCCGGCCAGGTGAATTCAACGGCATGGAGCTACGTGACGGCACCAGGAGGCAGCTTTACCTTCAATGGCCTTGCTGACGGATATTACTACGCACAATACATGCTGCAGGACGGGTACAATAAAGTAGGCGAAAAGGTATTCTTCCAGATCGGATCGATGATCACGCAGCTTGCCATCAATAAGACTGTTTACAACCTTAATGAAAACATCATCGCTACATGGACGGATGCTCCGGGAATCATCAAAGACTGGATCGGTATTTATCATGGAGGCGACGAGCCGAATGTTGACCCGTTGGTAAGCTATACGTACTTTGACGGCCAGCCGGAAGGCACAATGTCTTTACCGGACGATAAGCTTCCTACGGAACCGGGCGATTACTTTATCGTGATCTTTACCGATGACTCATACAACGAGGTTTCTAACAGGATAAACTTTGAGGTACTTGGAGATACGAATGGTACAGAAGAGTGGCAGGGCCAGCAATCGCTTATGGTATATCCTAACCCGGCGAAAGCAGGTGAGCGCACCTTTATAAAATCGAAATACCGCGTCGATCAAATTGATATGTTCGATATGACAGGCAACCTGTTCTATACATCTAAAAATGTTGAGGATTATAATTTCTCACTCATCAACCAGAGCCTGCCCACAGGTACGTACATACTGAAGATACATTCTAATAAAGTATATACGGTGAAGCTTATAGTTAACTAA
- a CDS encoding rhomboid family intramembrane serine protease — protein sequence MKDNRDDHLVFSPSVVAWPLYFVLTLWIVYWVEVRFNIYLNDYGILPRTFTGLRGIVFSPFLHGGLEHLYNNSVALLVLIAALRYFYRKQALQVMVYGILLSGAFTWLIGRESYHIGASGLIYVLVSFIFFKGIQTGYYRLVALSLMVVVLYGGMIWYIFPDIEQGISWEGHLGGFLSGFLFSRLYKTPEYKKEIVYDWQRPDFDPKNDPFMKRFDEHGNFVNPPKPEDIEVVDYEILSPPTPEIKVVYLCRNNPDS from the coding sequence ATGAAAGACAACAGGGACGACCATTTAGTATTTTCGCCTTCGGTAGTAGCTTGGCCGCTCTATTTTGTGCTTACGCTCTGGATCGTGTACTGGGTAGAGGTGCGGTTCAATATTTATCTTAACGACTATGGTATCCTGCCGCGTACCTTTACCGGCCTCCGCGGTATCGTTTTCAGCCCCTTCCTTCACGGCGGATTGGAGCATCTGTACAACAATTCCGTTGCCCTGCTGGTACTTATCGCTGCCCTGAGGTATTTCTACAGGAAGCAGGCGTTGCAGGTAATGGTTTATGGAATCCTGCTTTCGGGGGCGTTCACGTGGCTGATTGGCCGGGAGTCCTACCATATCGGGGCAAGCGGCCTCATTTATGTGCTGGTTAGCTTTATTTTCTTTAAAGGGATACAGACAGGCTATTACCGGCTGGTAGCGCTTTCGCTGATGGTTGTTGTGCTGTATGGAGGGATGATATGGTATATTTTTCCGGATATTGAACAGGGCATTTCCTGGGAAGGGCATCTTGGAGGGTTTCTTTCAGGCTTCCTTTTCTCACGGCTTTATAAGACCCCTGAATATAAAAAGGAAATCGTATACGATTGGCAACGCCCGGATTTCGACCCGAAAAACGATCCGTTCATGAAACGCTTTGACGAGCATGGCAATTTCGTCAACCCGCCGAAGCCTGAAGATATAGAAGTGGTAGACTACGAAATACTCAGCCCGCCAACCCCCGAAATAAAGGTAGTGTATCTGTGCCGAAACAATCCGGATTCGTGA